One window of Alkaliphilus metalliredigens QYMF genomic DNA carries:
- a CDS encoding deoxynucleoside kinase encodes MLTKFMVHNDYVPQSKDDHEGRFITVAGNVGAGKSTFTRILGQSLQFNTSFEKVIGNPYLEDFYRDQKRWSFHLQLYFLSQRFQDQKRIGQEKSHHIQDRSIYEDVEIFAKSLYENRKMSQRDFDTYSELFYCMMTPYLIKPDLMIFLNGSIDTVLNRIDKRGRAMEKQVPKSYWMDLHRRYEQWISEYKESPVLVVNIDEADLLARPDQVDLIKKEIQNILNVKNNYQ; translated from the coding sequence ATGTTAACAAAGTTTATGGTACATAATGATTATGTCCCTCAAAGTAAAGATGATCATGAGGGTCGTTTTATTACAGTTGCAGGCAATGTCGGTGCTGGAAAATCTACATTCACCAGAATATTAGGTCAATCGTTACAATTTAATACAAGCTTCGAGAAAGTGATTGGAAATCCCTATTTGGAAGATTTCTATCGAGATCAAAAGAGATGGAGTTTCCATTTACAGCTCTACTTTTTAAGCCAACGCTTTCAAGATCAAAAACGCATTGGTCAAGAAAAGTCTCATCACATTCAAGATAGAAGCATCTATGAAGATGTTGAGATCTTTGCTAAATCTTTATATGAAAATAGGAAAATGTCACAAAGAGACTTTGATACTTATTCAGAATTATTCTACTGTATGATGACCCCTTATTTAATCAAACCAGATTTGATGATTTTTCTAAATGGAAGCATCGATACGGTTTTAAATCGGATTGACAAACGAGGAAGAGCTATGGAAAAGCAAGTTCCCAAAAGCTATTGGATGGATCTTCATAGACGCTATGAGCAATGGATCAGTGAGTACAAAGAGTCTCCTGTTTTAGTGGTTAATATTGATGAGGCAGATCTCTTGGCCCGACCTGATCAAGTGGATTTGATTAAGAAGGAAATTCAAAATATTTTAAATGTAAAAAATAATTATCAATAG
- a CDS encoding urocanate hydratase: protein MISNLDIGNAMTIKLDDVLPDLPKFTEGIRRAPNRGFKLTLEQTEVALKNALRYVPEKYHETVAPEFLEELMTRGRIYGYRFRPEGRMKAKTIDEYKGNCVEGKAFQVMIDNNLDFDVALYPYELVTYGETGSVFQNWMQYQLIKKYLEVMTQEQTLVIESGHPLGLFKSKPDSPRVIITNALMIGMFDNTKDWDVAQQMGVANYGQMTAGGWMYIGPQGIVHGTFNTLLNAGRLKLGLKDDEDLRGKLFVTSGLGGMSGAQPKAVEISNGVGIIAEVDLSRIETRHQQGWVSEVSSDLAEVFRIAKEYMEKKEPISIAYHGNIVDLLAYAVAHNLHIDLLSDQTSCHAAYDGGYCPQGLSFEARTEMLQGNREGFKQLVDETLREHFNMIKKLVEQGTYFFDYGNSFMKAVYDAGVTEISKNGIDEKDGFIFPSYVEDIMGPELFDYGYGPFRWVCLSGEKEDLRKTDQMAMACIDPNRRGQDRDNYVWIRDAEKNQLVVGTQARILYQDAMGRTKIALKFNEMVRNGEVGPIMLGRDHHDVSGTDSPFRETANIKDGSNVMADMATQCFAGNAARGMSLIALHNGGGVGIGKSINGGFGMVLDGSERVDTILSSAMPWDVMGGVARRAWARNENSISTSIEYNQANQGSDHITIPYIPKDELVKECLDKAFNK, encoded by the coding sequence ATGATTTCAAACTTAGACATTGGTAATGCCATGACGATCAAATTAGATGATGTATTGCCAGATTTGCCGAAGTTTACTGAAGGGATTCGCAGGGCCCCTAATCGCGGGTTTAAATTGACCCTAGAGCAGACGGAGGTCGCCTTGAAGAATGCCCTGAGATATGTACCAGAAAAATACCATGAAACTGTTGCTCCTGAATTTTTAGAGGAACTGATGACCAGGGGACGCATTTATGGTTATCGATTTAGACCTGAGGGAAGGATGAAGGCAAAAACAATTGATGAGTATAAGGGGAACTGTGTTGAGGGAAAAGCCTTCCAGGTAATGATTGATAATAATCTTGACTTTGATGTGGCGTTGTATCCCTATGAGCTTGTTACCTATGGAGAAACAGGAAGTGTCTTTCAAAATTGGATGCAATATCAGCTGATTAAAAAGTATTTAGAGGTGATGACCCAGGAACAAACATTAGTCATTGAATCAGGACATCCCTTAGGATTATTTAAGTCTAAGCCAGACAGTCCCCGGGTGATTATTACAAATGCCCTGATGATAGGAATGTTTGATAACACAAAGGATTGGGATGTGGCACAACAGATGGGTGTGGCAAACTATGGACAAATGACTGCCGGTGGGTGGATGTATATTGGACCCCAGGGAATTGTACATGGGACATTTAACACCCTGCTAAATGCTGGACGATTAAAGCTCGGGCTAAAAGATGATGAGGATTTGAGAGGAAAGTTATTTGTTACTTCAGGATTGGGTGGTATGAGTGGTGCACAACCTAAGGCTGTGGAAATTTCTAATGGTGTGGGTATTATCGCAGAGGTAGACCTTTCTCGTATTGAAACCCGACATCAACAGGGGTGGGTCAGTGAAGTTTCTTCGGATTTGGCTGAAGTATTCCGTATTGCTAAGGAGTACATGGAGAAAAAAGAACCCATTTCCATTGCTTATCATGGCAATATTGTAGATCTATTGGCCTATGCTGTAGCACACAATCTGCATATCGATTTATTATCGGATCAGACATCTTGTCATGCGGCTTACGATGGTGGATATTGTCCACAGGGATTGTCCTTTGAAGCAAGAACTGAAATGCTGCAAGGGAATCGTGAGGGCTTTAAACAATTAGTTGATGAAACCCTAAGAGAACACTTTAATATGATCAAGAAGCTAGTAGAGCAAGGTACCTACTTCTTTGACTATGGTAATTCCTTCATGAAGGCAGTTTATGATGCTGGAGTGACGGAAATATCCAAAAATGGAATTGATGAAAAAGATGGATTTATCTTCCCTTCTTATGTGGAGGATATCATGGGTCCTGAACTTTTTGACTATGGCTATGGTCCCTTTAGATGGGTTTGCCTAAGTGGAGAAAAAGAGGACTTAAGAAAAACAGATCAGATGGCCATGGCATGTATTGACCCAAATCGCCGTGGGCAGGATCGAGACAATTATGTGTGGATTAGGGATGCGGAAAAAAATCAATTGGTAGTGGGTACCCAGGCTAGAATTTTATATCAGGACGCCATGGGAAGAACCAAAATTGCATTGAAGTTTAATGAAATGGTGAGAAATGGTGAAGTGGGTCCCATTATGCTAGGAAGAGATCACCATGATGTCAGTGGTACAGACTCTCCCTTTAGAGAAACAGCTAACATCAAGGATGGAAGTAATGTCATGGCTGATATGGCTACCCAATGCTTTGCAGGGAATGCTGCTAGAGGAATGAGTTTAATAGCCCTTCACAATGGGGGGGGCGTTGGTATCGGAAAATCCATCAATGGTGGTTTTGGTATGGTATTAGATGGAAGTGAACGAGTAGATACAATTCTAAGCAGTGCCATGCCTTGGGATGTAATGGGCGGTGTAGCTAGAAGAGCTTGGGCTAGAAATGAGAATTCCATTTCTACCAGTATTGAGTATAACCAAGCGAATCAAGGCAGTGATCATATTACCATTCCCTATATACCAAAGGATGAGTTAGTTAAGGAATGTCTTGACAAAGCCTTCAATAAATAA
- a CDS encoding deoxynucleoside kinase codes for MKNTFISVEGPIGVGKTTLTNILAKHLDSFALKEIVEDNPYLKSFYENVEEYAFQTEMFFLCNRIKQLEDVQKKYLDRGLSVVSDYNIIKNLVFAGLNLQNGKFQKYRQVYAILADQLPQSDIIIYLYGDTDLLMKRIEMRDRPFERNMSRDYIDRLNREYQHYFDPCSLKHYFGTKIPKVISINVNHRDFVNCPQDVAYVLKEIQRVHEVSTSSQEVQSC; via the coding sequence ATGAAAAACACTTTTATTTCTGTAGAAGGCCCCATCGGCGTGGGCAAAACAACACTTACAAATATTTTAGCTAAGCACCTCGATTCCTTTGCATTAAAAGAAATTGTAGAAGACAATCCCTATCTTAAAAGTTTTTATGAAAACGTTGAAGAATATGCATTTCAAACGGAAATGTTTTTTCTTTGTAATCGAATTAAGCAACTAGAAGACGTTCAAAAAAAATACTTAGACCGTGGTTTATCCGTTGTCTCGGATTATAATATCATTAAAAACCTTGTTTTCGCTGGTTTGAACCTTCAGAATGGAAAGTTCCAAAAATATAGACAGGTTTATGCCATATTAGCTGACCAGCTTCCTCAATCGGATATTATCATTTATCTGTATGGAGACACTGATTTATTAATGAAACGCATTGAAATGCGCGACCGCCCTTTTGAACGCAATATGAGTCGTGATTATATTGATCGCTTAAATCGTGAATATCAACATTATTTTGACCCTTGTTCTTTAAAGCATTATTTTGGTACCAAGATTCCCAAGGTCATTTCAATTAATGTCAATCATCGAGATTTTGTCAATTGTCCCCAGGACGTGGCCTATGTTTTAAAGGAAATTCAGCGAGTCCATGAAGTGAGTACATCCTCACAGGAGGTACAATCATGTTAA
- the ftcD gene encoding glutamate formimidoyltransferase, with amino-acid sequence MNRIVQCVPNFSEGRDLDKIEKIIDPFRGKEGVKLLDYSRDADHNRLVVTVVGEPEPLKKAVLQAIGIAIKEIDMTKHQGQHPRMGAVDVIPFIPIRNVTEEEAKELAAQVAEAAAEQYGLPIFLYEKSASDPGRENLAKIRKGQFEGMFEKLKEEEWKPDFGPQTPHPTAGVTAVGARMPLVAYNVNLDTNSLEIANRIAKNVRHLSGGLRYCKGIGIELEDRGIVQVSMNMTDFTKTALYRVFELIKIEAKRYGVNVVGSEVIGLLPMEALIDTAVYYLGIEDFSMEQILESRIME; translated from the coding sequence ATGAATCGTATTGTACAATGTGTCCCAAACTTTAGTGAGGGAAGAGACTTAGATAAAATTGAAAAAATAATTGATCCCTTTAGAGGAAAAGAAGGGGTAAAACTATTGGATTATAGTCGAGATGCTGACCACAATCGCTTAGTAGTCACCGTGGTAGGTGAGCCGGAGCCTCTAAAGAAAGCTGTACTTCAGGCGATTGGAATTGCGATAAAAGAAATAGATATGACCAAGCATCAGGGTCAGCATCCAAGAATGGGGGCTGTGGATGTCATTCCTTTTATTCCGATTCGAAATGTAACAGAGGAGGAGGCAAAGGAACTGGCAGCACAGGTAGCTGAAGCTGCGGCAGAACAATATGGACTTCCCATCTTTTTATATGAAAAATCTGCCAGTGACCCAGGACGTGAAAACCTAGCTAAAATCAGAAAAGGACAATTTGAAGGCATGTTTGAGAAACTCAAGGAAGAGGAATGGAAGCCAGACTTTGGACCCCAAACACCTCATCCCACCGCAGGGGTCACAGCTGTGGGCGCCCGCATGCCATTGGTAGCCTATAATGTGAATTTAGACACCAACAGCTTAGAGATAGCCAATCGTATTGCTAAAAATGTGCGTCATTTAAGCGGTGGATTACGATACTGCAAAGGAATCGGGATTGAACTAGAAGATCGAGGCATCGTTCAAGTATCGATGAATATGACCGACTTTACAAAAACAGCTCTATACCGTGTATTTGAGCTCATTAAAATTGAAGCTAAAAGATATGGTGTTAACGTAGTGGGTAGCGAAGTCATTGGTCTTTTACCCATGGAAGCTTTAATTGACACAGCAGTTTATTATTTAGGAATTGAAGACTTTTCAATGGAACAGATATTAGAATCTAGAATAATGGAGTAA
- a CDS encoding AAA family ATPase → MNLITVQLFNTPSVLKDGEKIHFPFRKAEALFYYLVVQGQATRDDLVHLLWSECHEEIGRKNLRNAMYKIRKTFDIDIIVSPQRSIVMLNPQVKIACDLHDFIKENQVNLDAYASLFLKGFIIKGALEFEEWVSRERQYYQDQYVQKAYEEIGQSFKLKAYPLVEKYANTLIQLDEYDERAYRWLMGCYVEQGLYYKVMETYQGLTDMLKTELGIAPDIRTRKMFEEALQYQSDKQNNKNEKNTLFFHGRAKELTEMNKQFTLFRSSRSYGSIMITGEAGIGKTTLKDVFLETLPNDILVIQASCYQAEENYLLKPWNPIFSQLVNIIQQEQIKIPLIWQEMIASIFPIFATDEMNHLAIDVTTGPGSQQYQRVQEVILGLFQKISNKKKLVLVFEDLQWMDRMSLSLLKIILLRIAPRNVFLLGTCRSGFDEKIDEFMVELNRYDVIEKVEITAFTKKEVAGFIEKKLPEYPFKERQIHEIYEETEGNPFFLVEYLNVLQDHGDVTTLSPKMQDVLKSRLMGISQEARQLINLISIFFDKVSLEVLKSISGKDELLLVQLLNELQSRYLIREIDEGDKVVFQLTHQKLRDFIYQQQPKSMRKVFHGRIASLLEGNLQNNQWDRMHYSKLIYHFSKSGDPMAALKYQIKNVNAYLEFNHELFPALNGEYLEQEQYFYLTKKEATTFLNEIQESLTSLLDKPNHIEVIQGLEIEFLHMKGRFMIREGKYTCGVEYIKKMIHKALDHEQYEILLKGYRQMIYYGIQTHQLPLMEIYIEKGLVIAEKLEDLRESGYFLRLKGRHQMMNNEYQEAEGFFKKSIEVFEQLDQDANNYALNIAAAYDYLGEVKRCQNHLEEAMGYYDQAIAICQERKIFKSLMIFYTHGGQAAVEIGDYQRAKPYLKKAIVLYKQIDVLWGRAIAEGYMTLLFIHEKKYDKALESLKRAENFSKRLNNPNEQAIVNQIKVKAALLIDAANEGK, encoded by the coding sequence ATGAACCTCATTACTGTTCAATTGTTCAATACACCCAGTGTACTAAAGGATGGCGAAAAAATACATTTTCCTTTTCGTAAGGCAGAGGCCTTGTTTTATTATCTTGTGGTACAAGGACAAGCCACTAGGGATGACTTAGTACATTTATTATGGTCTGAATGTCATGAGGAAATTGGGAGAAAAAATTTGCGAAATGCCATGTATAAAATACGAAAAACTTTTGATATAGATATCATTGTCTCTCCCCAAAGATCAATTGTCATGTTAAATCCCCAGGTGAAAATTGCCTGTGATTTACATGATTTTATAAAGGAGAATCAAGTGAATTTAGATGCATACGCTAGCCTGTTTCTAAAGGGATTCATCATAAAAGGAGCTTTGGAGTTTGAGGAGTGGGTAAGTAGAGAAAGACAATATTACCAAGATCAATATGTACAAAAAGCATATGAGGAGATTGGTCAGAGCTTCAAGCTCAAAGCATATCCTTTAGTTGAAAAGTATGCCAATACCCTAATTCAATTAGATGAGTACGATGAACGGGCCTATCGATGGCTGATGGGATGTTATGTGGAACAGGGACTATACTATAAGGTAATGGAGACCTACCAAGGGTTGACGGATATGTTAAAAACAGAGCTAGGGATTGCACCAGATATACGGACAAGAAAAATGTTTGAAGAAGCATTGCAATATCAAAGTGATAAACAGAATAACAAAAATGAAAAAAACACATTGTTTTTCCATGGAAGAGCAAAAGAACTCACTGAAATGAATAAACAGTTCACACTATTTAGAAGTAGTAGGTCCTATGGTTCAATCATGATTACAGGTGAAGCAGGTATTGGTAAAACAACACTAAAGGATGTGTTTTTAGAGACACTGCCAAATGATATCCTTGTAATTCAAGCCAGCTGTTATCAGGCAGAGGAGAATTATTTGCTGAAACCATGGAATCCAATTTTTTCTCAGTTGGTAAACATCATTCAACAAGAGCAAATAAAAATTCCATTGATCTGGCAGGAGATGATTGCTTCAATTTTCCCCATTTTTGCAACCGATGAAATGAATCATCTAGCCATTGATGTAACCACGGGACCGGGTTCCCAACAATATCAGAGGGTTCAGGAAGTGATTTTAGGTCTTTTTCAAAAGATAAGTAACAAAAAGAAGTTGGTTCTTGTTTTTGAAGACCTACAGTGGATGGATCGAATGAGTTTATCTTTGTTAAAGATCATTTTGTTACGGATTGCTCCAAGAAATGTATTCTTGCTTGGAACCTGTAGGAGCGGATTTGATGAGAAAATAGATGAGTTTATGGTGGAGCTTAATCGATATGATGTTATTGAAAAAGTAGAAATAACCGCCTTTACCAAAAAAGAAGTGGCAGGATTTATCGAGAAAAAGCTTCCAGAGTACCCCTTTAAGGAGCGACAAATTCATGAGATCTATGAGGAGACTGAGGGAAACCCCTTCTTCTTAGTAGAATATTTAAATGTCCTTCAGGATCATGGAGATGTCACTACATTGTCACCTAAGATGCAAGATGTGTTGAAAAGTCGATTGATGGGCATTTCACAGGAAGCACGACAATTGATTAATTTAATTTCTATTTTCTTTGACAAGGTTTCTTTAGAAGTCTTGAAGTCCATCAGTGGTAAGGATGAATTACTACTGGTCCAACTACTGAATGAGCTACAGAGCCGGTATTTAATTAGAGAGATAGACGAGGGAGATAAGGTTGTTTTTCAATTAACCCATCAAAAACTAAGGGACTTTATTTATCAGCAACAGCCCAAATCTATGAGAAAAGTCTTTCATGGACGAATCGCCTCTCTATTGGAGGGAAATTTACAAAATAATCAATGGGATCGCATGCACTACTCTAAATTGATCTATCATTTTTCAAAGTCAGGAGATCCCATGGCAGCTTTGAAATACCAAATCAAAAACGTCAATGCCTATCTAGAGTTTAATCACGAATTATTCCCAGCATTAAACGGGGAGTATTTAGAACAAGAACAGTATTTCTATTTGACTAAAAAAGAAGCCACGACGTTTTTAAATGAAATTCAAGAATCACTTACGTCTCTGTTGGACAAACCAAATCATATAGAAGTCATACAAGGCCTGGAAATTGAATTTCTTCATATGAAGGGCCGGTTTATGATTCGTGAGGGTAAATATACCTGTGGTGTAGAATATATTAAAAAAATGATCCATAAGGCCTTAGACCATGAACAGTATGAAATCCTTCTGAAGGGCTATCGACAGATGATTTATTATGGAATACAAACCCACCAGCTACCTTTAATGGAAATATATATTGAAAAAGGGCTAGTTATCGCTGAGAAACTAGAGGATTTAAGAGAGAGTGGATACTTTTTGAGATTAAAGGGACGACATCAGATGATGAACAATGAATACCAGGAAGCAGAGGGATTTTTCAAGAAATCCATTGAGGTTTTTGAGCAATTAGATCAAGATGCCAATAATTATGCTTTGAATATTGCAGCAGCCTATGATTATTTAGGAGAAGTAAAGAGATGCCAAAATCACCTAGAAGAAGCAATGGGCTATTATGATCAAGCCATTGCCATTTGCCAGGAGCGAAAGATTTTTAAAAGCTTAATGATTTTCTATACCCACGGGGGACAAGCAGCCGTGGAGATAGGGGATTACCAAAGGGCAAAGCCGTATTTGAAAAAGGCCATTGTATTATATAAACAAATAGATGTATTGTGGGGGCGTGCCATTGCAGAGGGATATATGACCCTGCTATTCATTCATGAAAAGAAGTATGACAAAGCATTGGAGAGTTTAAAAAGAGCGGAAAATTTTAGTAAAAGACTCAATAACCCTAATGAACAGGCTATTGTGAATCAGATTAAAGTCAAGGCAGCGTTGCTAATTGATGCGGCTAATGAAGGGAAGTGA
- a CDS encoding DNA polymerase III subunit alpha: MSFVHLHVHTQYSLLDGFATINQTLDRVKELGMDALAITDHGSMFGVVDFYKAAKKKGIKPIIGCEVYTAARGMTDKDPVKDKSQGHLVLLAKNNVGYQNLIKLVSESYLHGFYYKPRVDYNEIAKHTEGLIALSACLAGEVQRLILQNQYEKAKEKALMLEEMFGKGNFYLELQDHKLPEQQQVNEELIKMNQETGIPLVATNDVHYTDQEDAEAHDILLCIQTGKILNDEKRLKFPNDQFYLKTQKEMAKLFDYAPEALANTVKIAEMCQVDFDFDTIHLPNYDVAPGKTKQGYLRELCYEGLQYRYKEITQELKERLEYELGIIEQMGYMEYFLIVWDFIKYAKDQGIAVGPGRGSAAGSIVAYTLGITDIDPIRYNLIFERFLNPERVSMPDIDIDFCYERREEVINYVKAKYGQDKVAQIITFGTMAARGAIRDVGRVVNMPYNEVDQIAKEIPFTLGITIEKALEVNPVLRKMYQENDDANYLIRMAKKLEGMPRHASTHAAGVVIAKKPLDQHIPLYMHDNSMTTQFTMGTLEELGLLKMDFLGLRTLTVIRDALELIKANHGLEVSFEDSEYTDPKVYELIGRGETLGVFQLESQGMIQFMRELKPDNFEDIVAGISLFRPGPMESIPKYIEYKNNHEKIEYLHESLEPILNMTYGCMVYQEQVMQVVRDLAGYSYGRSDLVRRAMGKKKRDVMEEERKYFIYGKESEAGELEIEGCIRRGIPENIANEIYDQMIDFANYAFNKSHAASYAVLSYQTAYLKCHYPVEFMAALMTSVMGNTLKVVHYIQDVKRQGMEILSPSINKSYSKFAVEDNQIRFGLAAVKNVGGNMIDAIVETRNHKGSFTSFTDFCQKVPSKDLNKRSIESLIKCGAFDCLEVYRAQLLAIYEKVLDSVYHDRKRNIQGQLGLFEGPSGMPSNLNEGLLPNIKEFNDKLRLNMEKEVLGLYISGHPLAAYEKELSKKVSAYSNQLVLSLEEDDNEQEWKEGDRVIIGGIVIEKTIKTTKHQQIMAFVTVEDLFGVVECVVFPKTYDRYQDLLVDDSFVLMEGTLNLREDETPKVLVQRVRPLVKEEEAEQKLYIKVENEDQLGKIEEIKPTLRLHRGKVPVFVYIEDQKKAFKADQSLWITLDEDLLQKLKTVFGEDCVKVS, translated from the coding sequence ATGAGCTTTGTCCATCTTCATGTGCATACACAATATAGTTTATTAGATGGATTTGCCACCATTAATCAAACCCTAGACCGGGTTAAGGAACTGGGAATGGATGCCCTTGCAATCACTGACCATGGCTCAATGTTTGGGGTTGTGGATTTTTATAAAGCGGCAAAAAAGAAAGGCATCAAGCCTATCATTGGTTGTGAGGTCTATACGGCTGCCAGAGGCATGACAGATAAGGATCCAGTTAAGGATAAGTCCCAAGGTCATTTGGTTTTATTGGCTAAAAATAATGTAGGATATCAAAACCTGATTAAACTGGTCTCTGAATCCTATCTACATGGGTTCTATTATAAGCCAAGGGTGGATTATAATGAAATTGCAAAGCATACAGAGGGATTGATTGCTCTAAGTGCCTGCTTAGCTGGAGAGGTACAGCGGTTGATTTTACAAAATCAGTATGAAAAAGCCAAGGAAAAGGCATTAATGCTAGAAGAAATGTTTGGTAAAGGAAACTTTTATTTAGAGCTACAGGATCATAAACTACCAGAACAGCAGCAGGTCAATGAAGAATTGATTAAGATGAATCAAGAAACGGGGATCCCCCTTGTGGCCACCAATGATGTCCACTATACAGATCAGGAGGATGCTGAAGCCCATGATATTTTGTTGTGTATTCAAACGGGAAAAATTCTAAATGATGAAAAGCGTCTTAAATTCCCCAATGATCAATTCTATTTGAAAACACAAAAGGAAATGGCAAAGCTATTTGACTATGCCCCAGAGGCCTTAGCCAATACAGTTAAGATAGCTGAAATGTGTCAGGTGGATTTTGATTTTGACACCATTCATTTACCTAACTATGATGTTGCTCCTGGAAAGACAAAGCAAGGGTATTTGAGAGAGCTTTGTTACGAAGGACTCCAGTATCGATACAAGGAAATCACCCAGGAATTGAAGGAACGATTAGAGTATGAATTGGGTATCATCGAGCAGATGGGCTATATGGAATACTTCTTAATTGTATGGGACTTTATTAAATACGCCAAAGATCAAGGAATTGCAGTGGGGCCAGGAAGAGGGAGTGCAGCAGGGAGTATTGTGGCCTATACATTAGGGATTACAGATATTGACCCCATTCGATACAATTTAATTTTTGAACGGTTTTTGAATCCAGAACGGGTTTCAATGCCAGATATTGATATTGATTTTTGCTATGAACGTCGAGAAGAAGTCATTAATTATGTAAAGGCAAAATATGGACAAGATAAGGTGGCTCAGATCATCACCTTTGGAACCATGGCTGCCCGTGGCGCTATTCGAGATGTGGGTCGAGTGGTGAATATGCCATACAATGAAGTAGATCAAATCGCAAAGGAAATCCCCTTTACCTTAGGAATCACCATTGAAAAGGCATTAGAAGTGAATCCTGTTTTAAGAAAGATGTATCAAGAAAATGATGATGCCAATTATTTGATTCGTATGGCGAAAAAGCTTGAGGGAATGCCAAGACATGCCTCTACCCATGCGGCGGGGGTGGTGATTGCTAAGAAGCCCTTAGACCAGCATATACCCCTGTATATGCATGATAACAGTATGACAACACAATTCACTATGGGGACATTGGAAGAATTAGGCCTACTTAAAATGGACTTTTTAGGATTGAGAACACTCACTGTGATTCGAGATGCACTAGAATTAATTAAGGCAAATCATGGGCTTGAAGTTAGCTTTGAAGATAGTGAATATACAGATCCTAAGGTTTATGAATTGATTGGTAGAGGAGAAACACTGGGTGTATTCCAATTGGAGAGCCAAGGGATGATTCAATTTATGAGGGAGCTGAAGCCTGACAATTTTGAAGATATTGTGGCTGGGATTTCACTTTTTCGTCCAGGACCCATGGAGTCCATTCCAAAATATATTGAATATAAAAATAATCATGAGAAAATTGAATATTTACATGAGAGCTTAGAGCCCATATTAAATATGACCTATGGTTGTATGGTCTATCAGGAACAGGTAATGCAAGTGGTAAGAGACCTGGCAGGTTATAGCTATGGCCGTTCTGACTTAGTGAGACGGGCCATGGGAAAAAAGAAACGTGATGTGATGGAAGAGGAAAGAAAATATTTTATTTATGGAAAAGAAAGTGAAGCTGGGGAATTAGAAATTGAAGGGTGTATTCGACGAGGGATTCCTGAGAATATTGCCAATGAAATTTATGATCAAATGATTGATTTTGCCAATTATGCATTTAACAAAAGTCATGCGGCCTCCTATGCAGTCCTGTCTTATCAGACGGCTTATTTAAAATGTCATTATCCTGTGGAATTTATGGCAGCATTAATGACCAGTGTCATGGGGAACACCCTTAAGGTAGTTCACTATATTCAAGATGTCAAACGACAAGGCATGGAAATATTATCCCCTAGCATTAATAAAAGCTATAGCAAGTTTGCAGTTGAAGATAATCAAATTCGTTTTGGATTAGCCGCTGTTAAAAATGTGGGGGGCAATATGATTGATGCCATTGTAGAAACTAGAAATCATAAAGGAAGCTTTACAAGCTTTACAGATTTTTGTCAAAAAGTACCTAGTAAGGATCTTAACAAACGTTCTATTGAAAGTTTGATTAAATGTGGGGCTTTTGATTGCTTAGAGGTGTATCGAGCACAATTATTAGCCATTTATGAGAAGGTGCTAGATAGTGTTTATCATGATCGAAAGAGAAACATCCAAGGTCAACTTGGCTTATTTGAAGGTCCATCGGGAATGCCATCTAATCTAAATGAAGGATTATTGCCTAACATCAAAGAATTTAATGATAAGCTCAGGCTCAATATGGAAAAAGAAGTACTAGGCTTATATATCAGTGGACATCCCCTGGCAGCCTATGAAAAAGAGCTAAGCAAAAAGGTATCCGCCTATAGTAATCAATTAGTCTTGAGCCTCGAAGAAGATGATAATGAGCAGGAATGGAAAGAAGGAGATCGGGTCATTATTGGAGGAATTGTTATTGAAAAAACGATTAAAACCACAAAACACCAACAAATAATGGCCTTTGTAACCGTAGAAGATTTATTTGGAGTTGTGGAATGTGTTGTTTTTCCAAAAACATATGATCGCTACCAAGATTTATTGGTAGACGATAGCTTTGTCCTCATGGAGGGAACCTTAAACCTAAGGGAGGATGAAACACCTAAAGTTCTGGTTCAACGGGTACGACCATTGGTTAAAGAAGAAGAGGCAGAACAAAAACTATACATTAAAGTGGAAAATGAGGATCAGCTTGGTAAAATAGAAGAAATAAAGCCGACCCTTCGCCTGCATAGAGGAAAGGTGCCAGTATTTGTCTATATTGAAGATCAGAAAAAAGCCTTTAAGGCTGATCAAAGTCTCTGGATTACACTAGATGAAGATCTATTACAGAAATTAAAAACTGTCTTTGGAGAAGATTGCGTTAAGGTTAGTTAA